One window from the genome of Polynucleobacter sp. MWH-Svant-W18 encodes:
- a CDS encoding YicC/YloC family endoribonuclease — MISSMTGYGSASRQVSLGAGVVADLQVECRAVNSRFLDLGFRLPDECRGAEPALRELVSQSLSRGKVEFRAAWRINSSNNNNSGAATANPHSLGTLNQDRLDALYTLQEKAQLSFPNAPELRMGEILRWPGIVSEPRGEEEGWVAATIEAGKAALAVLLESRHAEGKALVGVLNHITTQMREIVKTIEPKVPQYVAQYQEKLTERLSEALAAQEQAKAGAELMERIRQEVVLYAVRIDVAEEFARLKTHLQAVDTALAGKGPVGKRLDFLMQELNREANTLSSKSVSEECTQAALELKLFIEQMREQVQNLE, encoded by the coding sequence GCTGTGAATAGCCGCTTTCTGGATCTGGGCTTTCGCCTGCCGGATGAATGCCGGGGCGCTGAGCCTGCTTTACGGGAGCTAGTCAGTCAAAGCCTATCGCGGGGCAAGGTCGAGTTTCGGGCTGCCTGGCGTATCAATAGCAGTAACAATAACAATAGCGGTGCTGCGACAGCCAATCCCCATTCCCTGGGTACTTTGAATCAAGATCGTCTAGATGCCCTCTATACACTTCAAGAAAAAGCCCAATTGAGCTTTCCTAATGCTCCAGAATTAAGAATGGGTGAGATTTTGCGCTGGCCTGGAATCGTATCTGAACCGCGCGGTGAGGAAGAGGGTTGGGTGGCCGCCACGATTGAAGCGGGTAAGGCTGCTCTAGCCGTCTTATTAGAAAGTCGTCACGCTGAAGGCAAGGCCTTGGTTGGCGTCTTAAACCATATCACCACTCAGATGCGTGAGATTGTGAAAACCATTGAGCCTAAGGTGCCACAGTATGTGGCTCAGTATCAAGAAAAGCTCACAGAACGTTTGTCTGAAGCCTTAGCTGCTCAAGAGCAGGCTAAAGCGGGCGCAGAGTTGATGGAGCGCATTCGTCAAGAGGTAGTTCTGTATGCAGTGCGTATTGATGTTGCCGAAGAGTTCGCTCGTCTCAAGACACACCTACAAGCAGTCGATACTGCATTGGCGGGTAAAGGGCCAGTGGGTAAACGTTTAGATTTTCTGATGCAAGAGCTCAATCGGGAAGCCAATACGCTGAGTTCAAAGTCAGTCTCAGAAGAATGTACCCAAGCAGCCCTAGAGCTCAAGCTCTTTATTGAGCAGATGCGTGAACAAGTTCAGAACCTAGAATAG